Part of the Elusimicrobiota bacterium genome, GCGGAAGATAATGAATGGGTGACTTGCGTATTAAATAAAAAAGGTGTGAAGCCTGGTCAAAAAAATATTGGAATAATACTGGGTGCGGGTGTACCTCAAAAACAATGGGCTGTGAATAAAATTGTTGAAACTGCGAAGGTGTTAATACAAAAGTATAATGTGATATTACTCGGTGATAAGAATCAGGCAGGGAATGAACAGGTATTGTTACGCGAATGCCCGGAGGTAGTGAGTACAGTAGGGCTTACCGGGTTAACTCAGTTTGCTGCGGTATTATCGCGTTGTAATGTTGTAATAGGTAGTGATACTGCTGCGGTTCATATCGCTATGGGGTATAACATTCCTACGATAGGGTTATACGGGCCGAGTAATCCATTAAAGACTGGTTTGTATGGTGATGGGAAAAAGAGCGTAATCTATAATAAAATGAAATGTTCACCTTGCGGAATACGTCCAAATTGTAAGAATAATGTTTGTATGGATAAAATATCACCGGGTGAAGTTGTTGAAGAAGTAGAGAAAATGTTTGCAGGTGTATTGAAATGAAAAAAGTTGTTCAAGGGTTTGTTATAATTGTTATTACGGCAGTGGTTCTGTCATTTAGTAAGGCAGTAGTTAATATTGTTAATATAACACAATTTGGTAAACCCGGGATTGAAATTTCAACGGGAACTGTTGTGTCTGGTGATTTGTTGTATACAATACTTAAACGTGAGAAGGTGAATGAACGTGATACAGTGCTTGCTCTTAAGGAATTGGGTAAGATTTATAGACTATCATCCTCGCGTCCGGGTGACACGTATAAGATTGTCAGGACTACGTATAGTACGCTAATAGGGTTCGAGTATGTTAATAATCTTGATATTTACCGTATTATCAAAAGTACAACGGGAGTGTTTTCTTCAAGTAAAACAAAGCTGACAATGCAACGGAGGATTGTCGGAGTTAAAGGACGGTTGAATAATTCTTTATGGGAATCAATGTCCGCGCAAAGTGTACCTCCGGAACAAATTATTGTTTTTGCGGATGATATTTTTGCTTGGAATATAGATTTTTTTACGGAACCGCGAAAAGGGGATAGTTACGTTATTATTTGGGAACGATACGAAAGTGATGACGGAAAAAAGGTTGATGGTAAAGTTTTATACGCACAGTATAATGGTTTAACTGCCGGGGATTGCACGGCTGTACGGTTTATGGATAGTTATTATGATCCTAAAGGTAAATCATTACGCCGTGCGTTCCTCCGTGCGCCATTGAATTATCGAAGGATATCATCATATTTTTCAAAAGCGCGGTTTCACCCGATTCTAAGATACTACCGCCCGCATCTCGGGATAGATTATGCCGCACCGCAAGGAACGCCTGTGGTATCAATAGGTGATGGTTTTATAACTCATGCTGGTTGGCGTGGACAGGGAGGGAAGACAGTTGTAGTAAAACATAATTCTGTTTATACGTCATCATACTGCCATTTTGCAAGGATTCCGGGGAATGTAAGGTCAGGGAACAGGGTGAAACAAGGACAGGTTATTGGGTATGTTGGAACAACAGGATTGTCTACAGGACCACACCTTGATTTTCGGATAATGCAGAACGGGAAACTTATTAATTTCCTGAAACTTAAGATACCTCCGGCTAGGTCTATCTCTTCAGAAAAAATGCAGGAGTTTGAGATTGAACGCCAAAAATGGCAGGGGTTGTGTCAATTACTGGAAAATGACAAAACAATTAAGAAGTTGGAATAATTGGTATAATATATTCTGTGAATAAATGTATTGAAGGGAAGAATAGAGTTATGGAATTTAGGAAAGCTAACATAAAGGATATAAAACAAATTCATGCGCTAGTAAATTTTTATGCGCAAAAACGTGAAATGTTACCCCGCGCATTGAGTGAACTTTATGAGAATGTGCGTGAGTTCTATGTCGTAATACAGGGAGATAAGGTTATTGCCTGCGGGGCGTTGCATATAAGTTGGGAAGATCTTGCGGAAGTTAAGTCTATGGCGGTTGCTCCTGAGTTTGTGAGAAAAGGGTTAGGGAAGAAGTTATTGACTAAACTTCTTATTGAAGCAAAACAGCTTGGGGTACAAAAAGTTTTTGCATTAACTTATAAACCAAAATTTTTTGTAAAGCTCGGGTTTCGAAGGATAAAAAAGGATTTATTGCCGCATAAGGTGTGGACGGAATGTATTAACTGCGAGTTTTTCCCGAATTGCGGTGAAGTTGCGGTGATGAAAGTGTTGAAGAAAAATTTAAGTTACAGGTAAACGGTGAATGGAGATCGTAAAATTATTAGTTGCGCTGGTCTTGTTATTGATTGGCACGGGTTATTATTTTTTCCCAAATTTTATTATTAAAATTAACGAGTTTGCGAAAAAGTATTTGTTTAATGACGCGTATATTGTGAAGAACCGCAGGAAGGCCGGGGCTTTATTAATCCTACTGGCGATATTACTGGCTTATTCCGGTTTTGTTGGATTAGTTTCTGAGAAAAATATTGGAATTCCCGGATTGACACAAAATGAAGTGTTGTTGTATAAAGCAAGCCAGTTGATTTATGCTCAGCAATATGATGATGCATTGACTTTCTGTAATGAAATTCTACGGGAAGATCCTAAGAATGTTAAGGCGCTGATTAAGGTAGGTATGGCGCACTATCTCAAAGGAGAGCGTCAGCAGGGAGTAAAGATTTGGTTGCAGGTACTTAAACTTGATCCTAAAAATAAGGAGTTGATAGAGCTTTTAAGGACACATAGGGTAGGTAGTAGAGTGAATAAAGAAGGAAATAAATAAGGTATTTTTTATGATTACAGGAAAGACAAAAGTTGTTGGTGTAATAGGTTATCCTATCGAACATTCAATGAGTCCTGTAATGCATAATGCTGCGTTGCAGGAGTCGGAGTTAGACTTTGTGTACGTTCCTTTTGAAGTCAATCCTGCGGAAGTGGAACGCGCAATAAAAGCTATCCGTTCGTATGGGATTATCGGGATTAATGTTACAATTCCGCATAAAGAAACTGTTGTGCGATTCCTTGATAAACTGGATGAAAGCGCTAAGCATATACGTGCGGTTAATACCATACATAATAAAGATGGTAAATTGGTGGGTTATAACACGGATATTTACGGTTTTATAACGTCTTTAAAGGATATCGGCGGGTTTGAACCACGGGAAAAAAGTGTGTTTGTTTTGGGTAGTGGCGGCGCTGCGAGGGCAGTAGTTTATGGGTTGGTGAAAGAAAAGGTTGAACGCCTGTTTATTTCGGATATAAATAACGCACGGGCACGCAGTTTTGCTGCGCAAGTGAAGTATTTCTTTCCTAGAGCTGACTTAAAAGTGGTTCATAATAACGGGCATGAGATAAAAGAGTGTATCAAGGAATGCCAGTTGTTTGTTAACGCCACGCCAGTGGGGATGAAACATGGGGATTGTTGCCCTATTGATAAAAATTTTATTCATGATAGATTGTTTGTATACGACGTGATTTATAACCGCGAAACTGAGTTATTGGAGCACGCGCGGGATCGCGGGGTTAAGTGTATGAATGGTGCGGATATGCTGGTATTGCAAGGTGCGCGGGCATTTGAGATATGGACTGGCAAGAAAGCGCCTGTTGAACTGATGAAAAAAATGTTGTTAAAAAAACTTACAGAAAAAAGGTAATTAAGATTATTTATGTTAAGATTTATTACCGCAGGTGAGTCTCATGGATACGGGCTGGTAGTAATAATAGACGGCGTTCCTGCGGGGTTAAGAATTAAGGAAGAAGATATTGATCTGGAACTCAACCGCCGGCAAAAAGGGTTTGGTCGGGGTAAACGTATGGCGATTGAACGTGACCACGCAAGAATTATTGCGGGGGTAAGGTTTGGTGAAACTATATCCTCACCGGTGGCATTGTTGATTGAAAACCGTGATTGGTTAAACTGGACAAAGGTTATGAGTTCGCGTGAAGAGGATTGTAGAGAAGTTAAACTGGAAACCGCGCCGAGGCCCGGGCATGCAGACCTTGCCGGGATTATGAAGTATGGACGGAAGGATATTCGCGATATTTTGGAACGCGCATCAGCAAGGGAAACTGCTGCAAGGGTTGCGGCTGGAACGGTATTTAAAAAAATATTGAGTATCATAGGTATTAAAGTTGTGAGTTTTGTCGAACAAATCGGTCCTGAAAAAATCAGAGGGATGAAGTTGGATTATTCAAAAGCTGCTGTTATATCTGAAACGTCACCGTTAAGATGCCCTGATAAACATGCGGAACAAAGAATGGTTAGAGTGATACAGGATGCTGCAGTAAATGGGGATACCATAGGTGGTAAGTTTACTGTCGCTGCGTTAAATGTTCCTCCCGGGCTTGGGAGTCATGCTCAGTGGGATAAAAGGTTGGATGGAAGTATTGCACGGGCGGTAATGTCAATTCCCGCGGTGAAAGGTGTAGAGTTTGGCGCGGGATTTGCTATGGCAGCAATGCCGGGTTCAAAAGTGCATGACGAGATATATTATAGTGATACAAAAAAATATTATCGTAAAACAAATAATGCCGGTGGTGTCGAAGGCGGGATTACAAATGGTGAACATATTGTTATTCATGCCGTGATGAAGCCAATCCCGTCGTTAGTACGGCCTTTGGTATCAGTGGATGTTAAGTCCAAGAAAAAAGTTTTTGCTGCAAAGGTTAGGTCTGATGTCTGCGCAGTACCTGCTGCTTCAGTGGTAGGTGAAGCTATGCTGGCATGTGCGTTGGCTCAGGAAATATGTGAGAAGTTTGGAGGCGATACTGTTAAGGAAATAATTGCGAATTTTAGTAGTTATAAGAAAAGTGTTGAGAGATTGTAGTGTTATATGGGTATGCTGAAGGATCCTGGGCCGGTGAAGTTGTTTACCGGTATGCTGACCGGTGAAGTTGAATTGTTTGATAAAGCCGAACCATTATTGGTTAAACTGTATGGTAACGTGGATTACAGGTCTGGGATAATGGACTTTAAGCATACAAATTATTATGAAGACGAGCTTGGGAAGGTTGTGTATCGAAGGTTTGTAAGTTTTAATAATCTTATGAGTCCGGGACAGTTAGCGCGTATAAAGGTTGATACAAACAAAGTAGAATCGTTGTTCTTGAGTGAGTCAACAAAAAAGCGGAGGATAAACATTGATCCTGGATATATTGATTATGCAAAACTTGTTTTAGCATCAACTAAAGATTTTGCGCATAGGTTGTACATAGGCGAACAGGTATTTGCGGAGGTTACGTTACAGTATCATAAAGGTATGTTCGTACCGTTTGGATGGACCTATCCGGATTATAAAACGGAAGAGTATAACACTATTTTTTTGAAAATACGCGAGTTGTATAGTGAACAGGTAAGTAGAAACAAGGTTGTTTAAGAAAGGATACGGAGTTTGTTAAAATGGTAGAATTAACAAAAAAAGTTGTGGGTGTGTTTACAGCGGAACTGGCGTTTAGCAGAGTGGCTCGGCAGGGAATCGGTATTGCGTTGTTTGCCGCAGGGACAGTTATCGGTGCGTACGTTTATATACCGCTGCCATTTACACCGGTGCCAGTAACGTTACAAACGTTTTTTGTAACGCTTTCCGGTGCGGTCCTCGGACCGGTGAATGGAGTGGTGTCGCAGATATGCTACCTCATGCTCGGTTGTATCGGGCTGCCGGTATTTTCCGGTGCAAAAGCCGGGGCTGTGTGGATGGCGACAGGGCCAACCGTAGGATATTTATTCGGGTTCTTGCTAGCATCAGTTTTTAATGGATTGATATTAGGGAATGGTAAAAATGTGAAAATATCAACAGCATTATTGACTTTTGTTCTTACCTCTTCCCTCATTCTAATCTGCGGGACTGTGTGGTTGGTGGTTGGGATGAAGTTTACTGTTGCTGATGCGGTTATGAAAGGGTTTGTTCCGTTTATACCCGGTGATTTGTTTAAATTAACGCTAGCTACAGTTGTGTTTGTTACACAAGAACAGCGTTTTAGGAGATGGTTTTGGTGAATTTCAAAGATAGGGTAATAAAGGTTAAGGGAAATAATGGTAGAAGTTAAGAAAAAAATTTTGGTTAGTACGGTGATGGATGAAACACGGGTTGCCGTGTTTGAAAATGATAAGTTGGTAGAGTTTTATATTGATAACGAAACAACACGGGGTTTTGTCGGGAATATTTATAAAGGTAAAGTTGTAAATGTTCTTGTATCACTGCAGTCTGCGTTTATTAATATTGGTGTTGGTAAAAATGTGTATCTTAGTTCTAATGATACCGTAGACACTGTGACCGGGTTTTTCGGGCAGAAAAAAAGGATTACGTCTCACCGTATAGAAAATCGGATGCCGAAAAATAAGGAAGTGGTTGTACAGGTAACAAAAGATCCAATAAGCGAAAAAGGCGCTAAGGTATCAGAAAAAATAAGCCTTCCAGGCCGGTATGTTGTATATATGCCGACTGAAGAACGGAATGTTTATGTTTCGCAAAGAATTATGAATAACGCGGAACGTAAGAGGTTGAAGGAAATTGTTGAGCCAATTCTGCCGGATTGCGGGACGATAATTATACGTACCGAAGGAGAAGGGCAGGGGTTAAAAGATTTTAAGGATGACCTGCGGTACCTAACGAGGGTATGGAAAACTATTCAGGCCCGTGCGGGTAACGCACCTGCACCGTCAGTACTCTACAAAAATGTGGATATTGTATTACAAGTTCTAAGGGATACGCCTAGTTCACAGATTGAGAATGTGCTGGTGGATGATGATAAGCAATATGAGAATGTTATTGATTACGTATCTCATTTTGATGACGAGCTTAAGGGGCGGGTAAGGTTGTATAACGAGCATAAACCTTTGTTTGAGATGTTTGAGGTTAATAAAGAAATCGCAGCGCTTGCAAATCCGTATGTCAAACTTAAATCAGGCGGGTACCTGATTATTCAGCAGACAGAATCATTATGCGCGATTGATGTTAATTCCGGAAGTTCGCGTGGTAAAGGGACAGGGTTGCCGGAGGATACCGCATTAGTGACAAATATTGAAGCAGCGGAAGAAATTGCGCGGCAAATTAGGTTAAGGAATCACGGTGGGATTATCGTTATTGATTTTATAGATCTTAGAAAACGTGAGAACCGTAACACTGTTTATCATAAGCTCGAAAATGCATTGAAGAATGATAAAGCAAAACTTGATATTCTTCCATTTAACTCATTAGGATTGATTGAGATTGCGCGTCAACGTAAACGCGAGTCCAATACCAGTATGGTAACGGAAGAATGCAGGCATTGTTCCGGTGCGGGACGGGTATTATCAAAATCTGAGATGTTCACAAAAGTTATGGAAGATATAGTTAATGTGGTTCGGAGAAGAGGGCACGGGGTTAAGGTTGAGATTACTGTAGCTCTGGATTTATTTGAATATTTTAAATCACGGCTGCCGGAGCTTGAGAAGTACACAAAAGCTGAAGTAAAGATAATGAACGAACCTGCGATTGTATGGCATGATTACCGTATAATGATAAACTAATAAGGTGTTTTATATAAAGGAGGATCTCACTTGTGAGTAGTAGTGTAAAAACAATACTTGTAACCGGAGGGGCGGGGTATATAGGCAGTCATACTGTTAAGGAATTGATGGATTTAGGGTACGAGGTTGTTGTATTCGACAATTTGTCTGAAGGCCATAGAAAAGCGATACTCACAGATAAGTTCGTACAGGGTGACCTCTTGAATGATGCTGATATAAATGCTGTATTCGAGAAATTTAGTATATACGCGGTATTTCATTTTGCAGCATCCTGTGCAGTGGGTGAGTCAATGAAGGATCCGCAAAAATATGTTCGCCAGAATATTACGGCGAGTATTAATCTTGCAAATGCTATGGTGAAACATGATGTAAAAAAACTTATATTTTCATCAACCGCAGCGGTGTTTGGTGAACCTGAAAAAGTACCGATCACGGAAAGTAATAACATGGATCCTACTAACACTTATGGCGATACTAAACTCATGTTTGAAAAAATACTTAAATGGTACGACTATGCGTATGGCATTAAGTTTGTCGCGTTGAGATATTTTAATGCAGCGGGTGCGCATGAATCTGCAAAAATCGGTGAAGATCATAAACCAGAAACACATATCATTCCGATAGTTTTACAGGTAGCTCTTGGACAACGTGATAAAGTTTCAATATTCGGGAATGATTATCCTACAAAAGACGGTACCTGTGTGCGGGATTATATTCATGTAACAGACCTTGCGCAGGCACATATTATTGGTTTGAAGAAGTTAGAAACCGGTGTCTCAGCAAAGTATAATCTGGGGAACGGCAACGGGTTTTCAGTGAAAGAAATTGTTAATATCGCTCAGGATGTTACCGGAAGAAAAATTCCGGTAGAGTATAGCCCGCGCCGTGAGGGTGATCCGGCGGTATTAATCGCTGGGGCGGATAAAATAAAGAAAGAGCTTGGGTGGAATCCGAGGTTCGGGGACGTACGGAAAGTATTGGAAACAGCTTGGGCGTGGCATAAACAGCATCCAAAAGGGTATGAGGATTAAGTACTGAAAAAAATGGGCAGAGCGGGAGTTGAACCCGCACGACTTTTCAGTCACAGACTCCTGAGGCCTGCGCGTATGCCAATTCCGCCATCTGCCCTGATGTATAGTCTATTCTACTTCAGGGTGGAAGAAAAGTCAAATTATTGGTAAATATTATTAGTTGAAATATATATTTGAAAAAGTCTTATAGATACAGAAAAAGGGGGATTATAGGATATCGGTGATTTAAGATACAGCGGGTAAGAATATCTATTTCCCTTTATTACTAGAAAAGAAATTATGAACAAAGTTGGGTTGTGTACGATTGCTTTCAAAGACAAGAATGTGGATGAAGTTATCAAAATTGCAGCGGATTGCGGAGCGGAATGCGTAGAGTTGTGGTCACGCCCGCCACATGTGGCGTATCCGGTAAGTGATGATATTGTAAATAAAGTTAAACCGTTGTGCGATACTAATAATATCGAAATTGTTGTATTAGGTTCATACCTTAACGGATTAAAAATTGTCAATAACAACAGTATTGATGTGAGTATTGAGAATGAAATCCGGGTTGCCATAATGTTTAACGCCAAAATTATCAGGTTATGGGCGGGGATA contains:
- a CDS encoding glycosyltransferase family 9 protein, with translation SKDGPAVHAVERGLALARKIGADVSKPGYDLRVIAEDNEWVTCVLNKKGVKPGQKNIGIILGAGVPQKQWAVNKIVETAKVLIQKYNVILLGDKNQAGNEQVLLRECPEVVSTVGLTGLTQFAAVLSRCNVVIGSDTAAVHIAMGYNIPTIGLYGPSNPLKTGLYGDGKKSVIYNKMKCSPCGIRPNCKNNVCMDKISPGEVVEEVEKMFAGVLK
- a CDS encoding peptidoglycan DD-metalloendopeptidase family protein, which codes for MKKVVQGFVIIVITAVVLSFSKAVVNIVNITQFGKPGIEISTGTVVSGDLLYTILKREKVNERDTVLALKELGKIYRLSSSRPGDTYKIVRTTYSTLIGFEYVNNLDIYRIIKSTTGVFSSSKTKLTMQRRIVGVKGRLNNSLWESMSAQSVPPEQIIVFADDIFAWNIDFFTEPRKGDSYVIIWERYESDDGKKVDGKVLYAQYNGLTAGDCTAVRFMDSYYDPKGKSLRRAFLRAPLNYRRISSYFSKARFHPILRYYRPHLGIDYAAPQGTPVVSIGDGFITHAGWRGQGGKTVVVKHNSVYTSSYCHFARIPGNVRSGNRVKQGQVIGYVGTTGLSTGPHLDFRIMQNGKLINFLKLKIPPARSISSEKMQEFEIERQKWQGLCQLLENDKTIKKLE
- a CDS encoding N-acetyltransferase, which produces MEFRKANIKDIKQIHALVNFYAQKREMLPRALSELYENVREFYVVIQGDKVIACGALHISWEDLAEVKSMAVAPEFVRKGLGKKLLTKLLIEAKQLGVQKVFALTYKPKFFVKLGFRRIKKDLLPHKVWTECINCEFFPNCGEVAVMKVLKKNLSYR
- a CDS encoding shikimate dehydrogenase; amino-acid sequence: MITGKTKVVGVIGYPIEHSMSPVMHNAALQESELDFVYVPFEVNPAEVERAIKAIRSYGIIGINVTIPHKETVVRFLDKLDESAKHIRAVNTIHNKDGKLVGYNTDIYGFITSLKDIGGFEPREKSVFVLGSGGAARAVVYGLVKEKVERLFISDINNARARSFAAQVKYFFPRADLKVVHNNGHEIKECIKECQLFVNATPVGMKHGDCCPIDKNFIHDRLFVYDVIYNRETELLEHARDRGVKCMNGADMLVLQGARAFEIWTGKKAPVELMKKMLLKKLTEKR
- the aroC gene encoding chorismate synthase translates to MLRFITAGESHGYGLVVIIDGVPAGLRIKEEDIDLELNRRQKGFGRGKRMAIERDHARIIAGVRFGETISSPVALLIENRDWLNWTKVMSSREEDCREVKLETAPRPGHADLAGIMKYGRKDIRDILERASARETAARVAAGTVFKKILSIIGIKVVSFVEQIGPEKIRGMKLDYSKAAVISETSPLRCPDKHAEQRMVRVIQDAAVNGDTIGGKFTVAALNVPPGLGSHAQWDKRLDGSIARAVMSIPAVKGVEFGAGFAMAAMPGSKVHDEIYYSDTKKYYRKTNNAGGVEGGITNGEHIVIHAVMKPIPSLVRPLVSVDVKSKKKVFAAKVRSDVCAVPAASVVGEAMLACALAQEICEKFGGDTVKEIIANFSSYKKSVERL
- a CDS encoding DUF4416 family protein translates to MGMLKDPGPVKLFTGMLTGEVELFDKAEPLLVKLYGNVDYRSGIMDFKHTNYYEDELGKVVYRRFVSFNNLMSPGQLARIKVDTNKVESLFLSESTKKRRINIDPGYIDYAKLVLASTKDFAHRLYIGEQVFAEVTLQYHKGMFVPFGWTYPDYKTEEYNTIFLKIRELYSEQVSRNKVV
- a CDS encoding biotin transporter BioY, which produces MVELTKKVVGVFTAELAFSRVARQGIGIALFAAGTVIGAYVYIPLPFTPVPVTLQTFFVTLSGAVLGPVNGVVSQICYLMLGCIGLPVFSGAKAGAVWMATGPTVGYLFGFLLASVFNGLILGNGKNVKISTALLTFVLTSSLILICGTVWLVVGMKFTVADAVMKGFVPFIPGDLFKLTLATVVFVTQEQRFRRWFW
- a CDS encoding Rne/Rng family ribonuclease, yielding MVEVKKKILVSTVMDETRVAVFENDKLVEFYIDNETTRGFVGNIYKGKVVNVLVSLQSAFINIGVGKNVYLSSNDTVDTVTGFFGQKKRITSHRIENRMPKNKEVVVQVTKDPISEKGAKVSEKISLPGRYVVYMPTEERNVYVSQRIMNNAERKRLKEIVEPILPDCGTIIIRTEGEGQGLKDFKDDLRYLTRVWKTIQARAGNAPAPSVLYKNVDIVLQVLRDTPSSQIENVLVDDDKQYENVIDYVSHFDDELKGRVRLYNEHKPLFEMFEVNKEIAALANPYVKLKSGGYLIIQQTESLCAIDVNSGSSRGKGTGLPEDTALVTNIEAAEEIARQIRLRNHGGIIVIDFIDLRKRENRNTVYHKLENALKNDKAKLDILPFNSLGLIEIARQRKRESNTSMVTEECRHCSGAGRVLSKSEMFTKVMEDIVNVVRRRGHGVKVEITVALDLFEYFKSRLPELEKYTKAEVKIMNEPAIVWHDYRIMIN
- the galE gene encoding UDP-glucose 4-epimerase GalE, with protein sequence MSSSVKTILVTGGAGYIGSHTVKELMDLGYEVVVFDNLSEGHRKAILTDKFVQGDLLNDADINAVFEKFSIYAVFHFAASCAVGESMKDPQKYVRQNITASINLANAMVKHDVKKLIFSSTAAVFGEPEKVPITESNNMDPTNTYGDTKLMFEKILKWYDYAYGIKFVALRYFNAAGAHESAKIGEDHKPETHIIPIVLQVALGQRDKVSIFGNDYPTKDGTCVRDYIHVTDLAQAHIIGLKKLETGVSAKYNLGNGNGFSVKEIVNIAQDVTGRKIPVEYSPRREGDPAVLIAGADKIKKELGWNPRFGDVRKVLETAWAWHKQHPKGYED